Proteins encoded in a region of the Sulfurimonas marina genome:
- the rfaE1 gene encoding D-glycero-beta-D-manno-heptose-7-phosphate kinase, whose product MNILVVGDLMIDHYLWGSCERISPEAPVQVVDIAKETAVLGGAGNVINNLKSLGAEVSVASVIGDDENGAELTGMLQDISVDTSNLVIQEGRHTSKKSRIIAVSQQILRYDKESKDDIEAASTKNIVESLKNNIEEYDAIILSDYGKGVLTEELCQAVISLAKSKNKKVLVDPKGKDFSKYKGAYLLTPNKKEAQIATEIDIVDENSLTDALLKLKQECDLDISMITLSEDGIATYDEKLHISPTVAKEVFDVTGAGDTVIASMAYALSLGKSIEDSAAFANLAAGVVVGKIGSATVTIDEIKEYEASLHKSTSDAHIKSFEDIKRLVDRYKVNGKKVVFTNGCFDILHVGHVKYLQVAKSFGDILIVGLNSDESVSRLKGPTRPVNIAEDRAYLLAALEAVDFVVPFEDDTPYELIKMIEPDVLVKGGDYEGKVVVGTEFAKELKLVDFVDGKSTTKTIEKIQGQTC is encoded by the coding sequence ATGAATATTCTTGTTGTCGGTGATTTAATGATTGACCACTATCTGTGGGGTTCTTGTGAACGTATCTCTCCCGAAGCACCTGTTCAGGTTGTTGATATTGCAAAAGAAACAGCAGTTCTTGGCGGTGCCGGAAATGTTATAAATAACCTTAAATCTTTAGGAGCAGAGGTCAGTGTAGCAAGTGTAATCGGTGATGATGAAAATGGAGCTGAACTTACTGGTATGCTTCAGGATATCTCTGTTGATACTTCTAACTTGGTAATCCAAGAGGGACGTCACACTTCAAAAAAATCTCGTATTATTGCGGTAAGTCAACAGATACTTCGTTACGACAAAGAATCAAAAGATGATATAGAAGCTGCATCAACAAAAAATATTGTAGAGTCTTTAAAAAATAATATAGAAGAGTATGATGCAATTATTTTATCTGACTACGGTAAAGGTGTTTTAACAGAGGAGTTATGTCAGGCTGTTATCTCTTTAGCTAAATCGAAAAACAAAAAAGTACTTGTTGATCCAAAAGGAAAGGACTTTTCTAAATATAAAGGTGCTTATCTACTTACTCCAAATAAAAAAGAAGCTCAAATTGCTACAGAGATTGATATAGTTGATGAAAATTCACTAACAGATGCTCTTTTAAAATTAAAACAAGAGTGTGATCTTGATATCTCTATGATTACATTAAGTGAAGACGGTATTGCGACATATGATGAAAAACTGCATATCTCTCCAACCGTTGCAAAAGAGGTTTTTGATGTAACGGGTGCAGGTGATACTGTAATCGCATCTATGGCATATGCACTAAGTCTTGGCAAGTCGATCGAAGATTCTGCAGCATTTGCAAATCTTGCAGCGGGTGTAGTTGTTGGAAAAATCGGTAGTGCTACGGTAACAATTGATGAGATAAAAGAGTATGAAGCCTCTTTACATAAATCTACATCTGATGCACATATTAAAAGTTTTGAAGATATTAAACGTCTTGTTGACAGATATAAGGTAAACGGCAAAAAAGTAGTATTTACAAATGGGTGTTTTGATATCTTACACGTAGGGCATGTAAAGTATCTCCAGGTTGCAAAAAGTTTTGGAGATATCTTGATAGTGGGATTAAATTCAGATGAGTCTGTATCACGTCTTAAAGGTCCTACTCGGCCTGTTAATATTGCTGAAGATAGAGCTTATTTACTGGCGGCTTTGGAAGCAGTTGACTTTGTTGTCCCATTTGAAGATGATACACCGTATGAGCTTATTAAAATGATTGAGCCCGATGTATTGGTTAAGGGTGGAGATTACGAAGGAAAAGTTGTTGTCGGAACAGAATTTGCTAAAGAGTTAAAACTCGTTGACTTTGTCGATGGCAAAAGTACGACAAAAACTATAGAAAAAATTCAAGGACAGACATGTTAA
- a CDS encoding YfaZ family outer membrane protein: MLKQLAILSVCAASAFALHTAEININDKDLEVGAQFDMGQFNDTVEPNTMFVGARFLNADGDHSEVKNANIDPLVEANLLMMKDVGSTGFRLGMGVKAEFTENYTALPLGVEGSYTISSKEFVPMHLNAAVYYAPQVLSLRDADSYLETRISFDLEVIPNGNITLGYRNIETNYENNQDFRYNRSGYLGFKLKF; this comes from the coding sequence ATGTTAAAACAATTAGCAATCTTAAGTGTGTGTGCAGCTTCTGCATTTGCATTACATACTGCAGAGATCAATATTAATGATAAAGATTTAGAAGTTGGAGCACAATTTGATATGGGGCAATTCAACGATACTGTTGAACCAAATACTATGTTCGTTGGTGCTAGATTTTTAAATGCTGACGGTGATCATTCAGAGGTTAAAAATGCTAATATCGATCCTCTAGTTGAAGCAAACCTTTTAATGATGAAAGATGTTGGTAGTACAGGTTTTAGACTTGGTATGGGTGTTAAAGCTGAATTTACAGAAAACTATACGGCACTTCCATTAGGTGTAGAAGGTTCATATACAATTTCATCAAAAGAGTTTGTACCTATGCATTTAAATGCTGCTGTATATTATGCTCCACAAGTTTTATCTTTAAGAGATGCTGATAGTTATTTAGAGACTAGAATTAGCTTCGATTTAGAGGTGATACCAAACGGAAATATCACTCTAGGATATAGAAACATAGAAACAAACTATGAAAACAATCAAGACTTTAGATATAACCGTTCTGGATACTTAGGTTTTAAATTAAAGTTCTAA
- the waaF gene encoding lipopolysaccharide heptosyltransferase II → MRILVVLPNWLGDAVMATPAIELLAKYYENAHFTFIGSYVSIEALKHHPLCESAIVDETKKASSRLAATYKLAKQLGRFDLAITFRNQIHSSTLLRFTDTVLTVARKSWHSQLLLSHIPKIKTDQHLVQQYVELAMVNVDNFDGDIPPLKLYIQQNRFENPTLGINAGATYGSAKRWYPERFAQVAAYYKDKYDILIFGGPNEVEMAKEIEENLISLGVTNYKNIAGKTTIEELCANIAGCSLFITNDSGPMHVAAAYQVPTVAIFGPTKYKETCQWKNEKSTIVRHEMDCSPCMKRECPLKHHDCMKSITASEVIEAVKSLEL, encoded by the coding sequence ATGAGAATATTAGTAGTACTTCCAAACTGGCTAGGAGATGCTGTAATGGCTACTCCGGCAATAGAGCTCTTGGCAAAATATTATGAAAATGCACATTTTACATTTATCGGCAGTTACGTCTCCATTGAAGCTCTTAAACACCACCCACTTTGTGAGTCAGCGATTGTAGATGAAACAAAAAAAGCCTCTTCACGTTTGGCTGCTACTTATAAACTTGCAAAACAACTCGGTCGTTTTGATTTAGCAATTACCTTTAGAAACCAGATCCATTCATCTACACTTTTACGTTTTACAGATACTGTTTTAACAGTTGCGAGAAAATCGTGGCATTCACAACTTTTGCTCTCTCACATACCAAAGATAAAAACAGATCAACATTTAGTTCAACAGTATGTAGAACTGGCAATGGTTAATGTCGATAACTTTGATGGAGATATACCACCGTTAAAACTCTATATTCAGCAAAATAGATTTGAAAATCCAACTTTAGGTATCAATGCCGGAGCGACATATGGAAGTGCGAAACGATGGTATCCTGAGCGTTTTGCGCAAGTGGCTGCATACTATAAAGATAAGTACGACATCTTAATTTTTGGTGGACCTAATGAAGTTGAGATGGCAAAAGAGATCGAAGAAAACCTCATCTCTTTAGGAGTTACGAACTACAAAAATATTGCAGGAAAAACTACGATTGAAGAGTTATGTGCGAACATTGCTGGATGTTCATTATTTATAACAAATGATAGTGGCCCTATGCATGTCGCAGCTGCTTATCAAGTACCAACTGTTGCTATTTTCGGTCCGACAAAATACAAAGAGACTTGTCAGTGGAAAAATGAAAAAAGTACAATTGTAAGGCATGAGATGGATTGTAGTCCATGTATGAAGAGAGAATGCCCGCTAAAGCATCATGATTGTATGAAGAGCATAACAGCTTCGGAAGTTATCGAAGCTGTTAAATCTTTAGAACTTTAA
- a CDS encoding glycosyl hydrolase has product MNEPFKWDNYSDQPAIIKDRNFKKKMRKKELFSLIKTILLSLIILPLSVMAMPFVKRKVVDSKKFFTLGIDFQRESQKTLEYIDEIGVESILLRCKLWEIESLDELVSFTDNCKEKQITLKIMQDREHIEDLELLKNDLRKIFSALSKNVNIFEIGSTINRAKWGFFSVNEYLKFFQVAYDLKNDEFPELNLIGSEVIDFEYHFTAHTLFNFFKLKYDGIASLLYVDRRGAPENMQLGFTLSDKIALLGSMITLSPKTEHKLYITETNWPIQGTAPYAPTSEYECISEEMYANYMLRYYLLSFASQQVDYVSWHQLIAPGYGLIDNREGLKKREAFNTYAYMVKTLKNAQFLRLDIKRDYYILQAWINEQLVQIHWSLKDTTLKNEEFFEVHDKNGVMIEDEILKIGASPLYIFITKEVGEKVNCL; this is encoded by the coding sequence ATGAATGAACCTTTTAAGTGGGATAACTATTCCGATCAACCGGCAATTATAAAAGATAGAAACTTTAAAAAGAAAATGAGAAAAAAAGAGCTTTTCTCATTAATAAAAACAATACTGCTCTCTCTAATCATCCTCCCCCTTTCTGTAATGGCTATGCCCTTTGTCAAAAGAAAAGTTGTAGATTCCAAAAAATTTTTTACTTTAGGTATTGATTTTCAAAGAGAGAGTCAAAAAACTTTAGAGTATATAGATGAGATAGGTGTTGAAAGTATCTTACTTAGATGTAAACTTTGGGAGATAGAAAGCTTAGATGAGCTGGTAAGCTTTACAGATAACTGTAAAGAGAAACAAATTACACTAAAGATTATGCAAGATCGCGAACATATTGAAGATTTAGAACTTTTAAAAAACGATCTAAGAAAGATTTTTTCTGCCTTATCTAAAAATGTAAATATCTTTGAGATCGGTTCTACGATCAATCGTGCAAAATGGGGCTTTTTTAGTGTTAATGAATATCTCAAATTTTTTCAAGTAGCTTATGATCTTAAGAACGATGAGTTTCCTGAATTAAATCTAATTGGAAGTGAAGTGATTGATTTTGAATATCACTTTACAGCCCATACTCTCTTTAACTTTTTCAAATTAAAATATGACGGTATTGCCTCGCTTTTATATGTAGACAGACGCGGTGCCCCTGAAAATATGCAACTGGGATTTACACTCTCAGATAAGATAGCACTGCTTGGAAGTATGATCACATTAAGTCCAAAGACGGAACATAAACTCTACATTACTGAAACAAACTGGCCAATTCAAGGCACTGCACCATATGCACCAACAAGTGAATATGAGTGTATTAGTGAAGAGATGTATGCAAACTACATGTTACGTTATTATCTTTTATCTTTCGCATCACAGCAGGTAGATTATGTTTCTTGGCATCAGTTAATCGCACCGGGTTACGGACTTATCGACAACAGAGAAGGACTTAAAAAACGTGAAGCATTTAATACATATGCATATATGGTTAAAACACTTAAAAATGCTCAGTTCTTAAGACTTGATATAAAAAGAGACTATTACATACTTCAAGCATGGATAAATGAACAACTTGTACAAATACACTGGTCATTGAAAGATACGACACTGAAAAATGAAGAGTTTTTTGAAGTACATGATAAAAATGGTGTTATGATCGAAGATGAGATACTAAAGATAGGTGCTTCACCGCTTTATATTTTTATCACAAAAGAGGTTGGAGAAAAGGTGAATTGTTTATGA
- a CDS encoding glycosyltransferase family 9 protein codes for MNILVVRNDKLGDFITALPSIYVLKNYDRNNRIVVLVAPLNKALAESCEFIDEVIVDEKDSSVFSLASKIKQAKIDASITLFSNTRVALAQFFAGIKTRIAPATKIAQIFYNKRVIQRRSEVKMAEFEYNLQLIRELFPDISLEFPKPLLQFDDAKEIYAKFCKDNSIEKDVIAFHVGFGGSSDANWNLDEYEILIREVLKQDKYQVVLTFGPDEKGLCEEMQRILEGENIVFYLSTDGLITFAKLISNFKLFVSTSTGTYHVASLVGTATMTFFGDSLFASSKRWKSVGDEKLQKHYMLPVDEQKRQAIFEEVKKELVSF; via the coding sequence ATGAATATTTTAGTAGTAAGAAATGATAAACTCGGTGACTTTATAACGGCACTTCCCTCAATTTATGTGCTTAAAAATTATGATCGAAACAATAGAATTGTAGTGTTGGTAGCACCTTTAAATAAAGCGTTGGCTGAGAGTTGTGAGTTTATAGATGAGGTGATTGTTGATGAAAAAGATAGTTCTGTATTTTCACTTGCTTCTAAAATAAAACAAGCTAAGATAGATGCCTCGATCACACTTTTTTCAAATACACGTGTAGCTCTTGCTCAATTTTTTGCAGGGATAAAAACAAGAATAGCACCTGCAACTAAAATAGCGCAAATTTTTTATAATAAAAGAGTAATACAAAGACGCAGCGAAGTGAAAATGGCTGAGTTTGAATACAATCTACAACTTATACGTGAACTATTTCCTGACATCTCTCTAGAGTTTCCAAAGCCGCTTTTACAATTTGATGATGCTAAAGAGATCTATGCAAAGTTTTGTAAAGACAACAGTATAGAAAAAGATGTTATAGCTTTTCATGTCGGTTTTGGCGGTTCGTCTGATGCTAACTGGAACTTAGATGAGTATGAAATCTTAATCCGTGAAGTGTTAAAACAAGATAAGTATCAAGTCGTACTTACTTTTGGTCCTGATGAAAAAGGACTTTGTGAAGAGATGCAAAGAATACTTGAAGGAGAAAATATTGTTTTTTATCTCTCTACAGACGGATTGATTACCTTTGCAAAACTGATAAGTAACTTTAAACTCTTTGTGTCAACTTCAACGGGAACTTATCATGTAGCTAGTTTAGTCGGAACTGCAACGATGACATTTTTTGGAGACTCTTTGTTCGCTAGTTCAAAACGTTGGAAAAGTGTGGGAGATGAAAAGCTGCAAAAGCACTATATGCTGCCTGTTGATGAGCAAAAGCGCCAAGCAATTTTTGAAGAGGTGAAAAAAGAGTTAGTCTCTTTTTAA
- a CDS encoding glycosyltransferase family 2 protein — protein sequence MIGNISVVVLAKNNEVTIEKTLKSLENFEDVVVYDNGSSDQTMEIVKNFSNVNLIEGKFKGFGWTKNQAASFAKNEWILIIDSDEVVDEQLFQTLQYKELNQNTVYQLNFKAFYKDIQVKYCGWNNQKIKRLYNKTKTSYNSNDVHEDIITDGFNIELLDGNVEHYSYQSIEQFVNKANTYSTLFAKNNAGKKSSSPAKAFFNGAYSFIKTYIFKQGFRDGYVGLIIAYSHMVTNFYKYIKLYEFNKELKRD from the coding sequence TTGATTGGTAATATATCTGTAGTCGTTCTTGCAAAAAACAACGAAGTTACAATAGAAAAAACTCTTAAAAGTCTTGAAAATTTTGAAGATGTCGTAGTTTATGATAACGGTTCATCTGATCAAACAATGGAGATTGTAAAAAATTTTTCAAATGTAAATCTTATTGAAGGGAAATTTAAAGGTTTCGGCTGGACTAAAAACCAAGCAGCCTCTTTTGCAAAAAATGAGTGGATCCTAATAATTGACAGCGACGAAGTGGTAGATGAACAACTCTTTCAAACACTTCAATATAAAGAGCTAAATCAAAATACAGTCTATCAACTTAATTTCAAAGCTTTTTACAAAGATATCCAAGTGAAATACTGTGGATGGAACAATCAAAAAATTAAAAGACTCTATAATAAAACAAAAACTTCTTACAATTCCAACGATGTACACGAAGATATCATAACTGATGGTTTTAATATTGAACTTTTAGATGGAAATGTTGAACATTACAGTTACCAGTCGATCGAACAATTTGTTAACAAAGCAAATACATATTCAACTCTATTTGCAAAAAATAATGCAGGAAAAAAATCATCATCTCCAGCAAAAGCATTTTTCAATGGAGCCTATTCTTTTATAAAAACTTATATTTTTAAGCAAGGTTTCCGTGACGGATATGTAGGACTTATTATCGCTTACTCTCACATGGTAACTAACTTTTACAAGTATATCAAACTCTATGAATTTAACAAAGAGTTAAAAAGAGACTAA
- a CDS encoding lipopolysaccharide kinase InaA family protein, which produces MKYEINPLYKDKLEDFLLNIKSYFYDNHNTIHKARNELKIIAYDGIDTIVKSFKVPNFINRIVYSFFRDSKAKKSYEYALKIGDFTPTPIGYIEFYSTKLLKESYFISEKFSYDFTIREPLLDRNFEDREAILRAFGLFSFQLHEAGIFHDDYSPGNILIKKNNDTYEFKIVDINRMKFFKFSTSDRAKSFAKLWAIDEDLRIIGDEYIKHFSADKKFVDLICHYSLKNKKIKNFKKRLKGKEIDW; this is translated from the coding sequence ATGAAATACGAAATAAATCCTTTGTATAAGGATAAGTTAGAAGATTTTTTATTAAATATAAAAAGCTATTTTTATGACAATCACAACACTATTCATAAAGCAAGAAATGAATTAAAAATAATTGCTTATGACGGTATTGATACAATCGTTAAATCTTTCAAGGTACCAAACTTTATCAATCGTATTGTCTACTCTTTTTTTCGAGACTCTAAAGCAAAAAAATCTTATGAGTATGCTCTTAAAATTGGAGACTTTACACCAACTCCTATAGGATATATAGAGTTTTATTCTACAAAACTTCTAAAAGAGAGTTACTTCATCAGTGAAAAATTCTCTTATGACTTTACTATCAGAGAGCCTCTTCTTGATCGAAATTTTGAAGATCGAGAAGCTATTTTAAGAGCTTTCGGACTTTTTAGCTTTCAACTTCATGAAGCCGGTATATTTCATGATGATTATTCTCCCGGGAATATTTTGATCAAGAAAAATAATGACACTTATGAGTTTAAAATTGTCGATATCAATCGTATGAAATTCTTTAAATTTTCAACTTCCGATCGTGCTAAAAGCTTTGCAAAATTATGGGCAATAGATGAGGACTTACGAATAATAGGTGATGAGTATATTAAACATTTTTCTGCCGATAAAAAATTTGTCGATTTAATTTGTCACTATTCACTCAAAAACAAAAAGATCAAAAATTTCAAAAAACGCCTAAAAGGAAAAGAGATTGATTGGTAA
- a CDS encoding glycosyltransferase family 9 protein encodes MKLNFRRGSAFASKKAHKYLETITPKDVEKITVIRHAAIGDFMNIRPFLIELRKFFPNAKITLSVVRHYMYGIPEDLIDDVHVITRYKEDGTKTGLFQRIKEAKTLAEQDIIFDLTDSTLSLFIVALANAKLKIGYPYRALRRAFFDIATLRSDFVVEAQSIMHMLNILGAKTRFPLVYGNEKRYPKKDLKQIVYFAGASTEKKCWEKEKFRSLIDKISDDFPEYNHIVLQGIGENEKFLEIYKPLSHKENVLLQEKMPIEEAMKFISKSRCLVSNDTGVRNMGIALETPTIGIFFQIPPFRYWPREDKHDCVFNIEYTSPDVEDVYIATKEMIEKLYEK; translated from the coding sequence TTGAAGTTAAATTTTCGTAGAGGGAGTGCTTTTGCATCTAAAAAAGCACATAAGTATTTAGAAACGATTACTCCAAAGGATGTAGAAAAAATTACTGTGATCCGTCATGCAGCAATCGGTGATTTTATGAATATACGCCCTTTCTTAATAGAACTTCGCAAGTTTTTCCCAAATGCAAAGATAACGTTGAGTGTAGTTAGACATTATATGTATGGTATTCCAGAAGATTTGATAGATGATGTACATGTAATAACAAGATATAAAGAGGATGGGACTAAGACAGGACTATTTCAGAGAATCAAAGAAGCAAAGACATTAGCTGAACAAGATATCATTTTCGATTTAACAGATAGTACTTTGAGCCTTTTCATTGTAGCTCTGGCAAATGCAAAACTAAAAATAGGATATCCTTACAGAGCACTTCGCAGAGCTTTTTTTGATATTGCAACACTTAGAAGTGATTTTGTGGTTGAAGCACAGTCTATTATGCATATGTTGAATATTTTAGGTGCTAAAACAAGGTTTCCATTAGTTTACGGTAATGAGAAAAGATATCCAAAAAAGGATCTTAAACAAATTGTTTATTTTGCAGGTGCATCGACGGAAAAGAAGTGTTGGGAAAAAGAGAAGTTTAGAAGTTTGATAGATAAAATTTCAGATGATTTTCCTGAGTATAATCATATTGTCTTACAAGGAATAGGGGAGAATGAAAAGTTCTTAGAAATTTATAAACCTTTATCTCACAAAGAGAATGTTTTACTGCAAGAAAAAATGCCTATTGAAGAAGCTATGAAGTTTATCTCTAAAAGCAGATGTTTAGTTTCAAATGATACTGGTGTTAGAAATATGGGGATAGCATTAGAAACTCCTACAATTGGGATTTTCTTTCAAATACCTCCATTTCGTTATTGGCCGCGTGAAGATAAACATGATTGTGTGTTTAACATAGAGTATACATCTCCTGACGTTGAAGATGTATATATTGCAACAAAAGAGATGATTGAGAAGTTATATGAAAAATGA
- a CDS encoding glycosyltransferase family 4 protein produces MKNENILELCLAPGLGGLEMFVASCYNNFSKQTSCKVVIAANSKLDSFLDISDKFYIKRSKFFPIFPALKLAKYIDQNEIDIIHFHWTKDIITAVLAKVLSKRKPKLVQSRHMGMTRFKDDFYHKWLYKNINMMHAVTNEVKGQLEKFIPEDVRPKLEMVYLGTEVKDIDQTIVEELRKKYNLTDQFVVGIVGRMQEEKGQHKVIEAVAKLKDLNIKAFIVGSAMYDEYLHKLEQMIKEFGLEDKVVLTGFTKQVNEYMQLFDVNVLATEHETFGLVVIEAMANKIPMIATAKGGPLEIIDDGKDGLLFDGTSDNLAQKIELLYNNKELVQTIAQAGYEKVMKKFNMSRQMKKLYEVLVQ; encoded by the coding sequence ATGAAAAATGAAAACATTCTAGAACTTTGTTTGGCCCCTGGGCTTGGTGGACTAGAAATGTTTGTTGCAAGTTGTTATAACAACTTTTCAAAACAAACTTCTTGTAAAGTTGTAATAGCAGCAAATTCAAAGTTAGATAGTTTTTTGGATATTTCTGATAAGTTCTATATTAAAAGAAGCAAATTTTTTCCTATATTTCCAGCTTTAAAATTAGCAAAATACATTGATCAAAACGAAATAGATATCATCCATTTTCATTGGACAAAAGATATTATTACCGCAGTATTGGCAAAAGTTTTGAGTAAACGTAAACCAAAACTTGTACAAAGCCGTCATATGGGGATGACACGTTTTAAGGATGATTTTTACCATAAATGGCTATATAAAAACATTAACATGATGCATGCCGTGACCAATGAAGTAAAAGGGCAGTTAGAAAAATTTATACCTGAAGATGTCAGACCTAAGTTGGAAATGGTGTATCTCGGCACCGAGGTTAAAGATATTGATCAAACTATAGTTGAAGAGCTTCGTAAAAAATATAATTTAACGGATCAATTTGTTGTGGGAATTGTAGGGCGTATGCAAGAGGAAAAAGGGCAACATAAAGTGATCGAAGCAGTTGCCAAACTCAAAGACTTAAATATAAAAGCATTTATAGTTGGTTCTGCGATGTATGATGAATACCTTCACAAACTCGAGCAAATGATCAAAGAGTTTGGTTTGGAGGATAAAGTTGTTTTGACAGGTTTTACAAAACAAGTAAACGAATATATGCAGTTGTTTGATGTAAACGTTTTAGCAACAGAACATGAAACTTTCGGGCTTGTTGTCATTGAAGCGATGGCAAATAAAATTCCTATGATCGCAACAGCAAAAGGCGGGCCTTTGGAGATCATAGATGATGGGAAAGATGGATTATTATTTGATGGAACGAGTGATAACTTGGCTCAAAAAATAGAACTGCTATATAATAATAAAGAGCTGGTCCAAACTATTGCTCAAGCAGGGTATGAAAAAGTTATGAAAAAATTTAATATGTCTAGACAGATGAAAAAGTTATATGAAGTGCTAGTGCAATAG
- a CDS encoding UDP-N-acetylglucosamine 4,6-dehydratase, producing the protein MNFLELIGRKKELFLSDIERSEEELSTIVSASSFLVIGGAGSIGQAVTKEIFKRNPKKLHVVDISENNMVELVRDIRSSFGYIDGDFATFALDIGSREYDAFIKNDGQYDYVLNLSALKHVRSEKDPFTLMRMIETNIFNTDKTLQQSIEHGTKKYFCVSTDKAANPVNMMGASKRIMEMFVMRKSKQIDVSMARFANVAFSDGSLLHGFNQRIQKQQPIVAPSDIKRYFVTPQESGELCLMSCIFGDNRDIFFPKLSENLHLITFSDIAIKYLEDLGYEPYLCKNEDEARELAKTLPKQGKWPCLFTASDTTGEKDFEEFFTDKEILDMDKFENLGIIKNEAIYDEEKLNSFKEVINQFRLNLSWSKNDIVKEFFKLIPDFGHKETGKYLDGKM; encoded by the coding sequence ATGAATTTTTTAGAGTTAATTGGACGAAAAAAGGAACTGTTTTTAAGTGATATTGAAAGAAGTGAAGAAGAATTAAGTACAATAGTGTCAGCATCTTCTTTCCTTGTAATAGGTGGGGCTGGTTCGATAGGCCAAGCTGTTACAAAAGAGATTTTTAAGCGTAATCCTAAAAAATTACATGTGGTAGATATTTCCGAAAATAATATGGTTGAATTAGTAAGAGACATTAGAAGTAGTTTTGGATATATAGATGGAGATTTTGCTACTTTTGCACTAGATATTGGAAGTCGAGAATATGATGCTTTTATTAAAAATGATGGTCAATATGATTATGTTTTAAACTTATCAGCTTTAAAACACGTAAGAAGTGAAAAAGATCCATTTACTCTTATGCGTATGATTGAAACTAATATTTTTAATACAGATAAAACACTTCAACAGTCAATTGAACATGGAACAAAAAAGTATTTTTGTGTAAGTACAGATAAAGCTGCAAATCCTGTAAATATGATGGGTGCTAGTAAAAGAATTATGGAAATGTTTGTGATGAGAAAATCAAAACAAATAGATGTTTCAATGGCTCGTTTTGCAAACGTGGCTTTTAGTGATGGCTCACTTTTACATGGTTTTAATCAAAGAATACAAAAACAACAACCTATAGTAGCTCCAAGTGATATTAAACGATATTTTGTAACACCTCAAGAAAGTGGTGAACTTTGTTTAATGAGCTGTATTTTTGGAGATAATAGAGATATTTTTTTCCCAAAATTAAGTGAAAACCTGCATCTGATAACTTTTTCTGATATTGCTATAAAATATTTAGAAGATTTAGGTTATGAACCTTATTTGTGCAAAAATGAAGACGAAGCGAGAGAATTAGCAAAAACATTGCCTAAACAAGGTAAATGGCCTTGTTTATTCACAGCAAGTGATACTACTGGCGAAAAAGATTTTGAAGAGTTTTTTACAGACAAAGAGATCTTAGATATGGATAAGTTTGAAAATCTTGGAATTATTAAAAATGAAGCTATTTATGATGAAGAGAAACTAAATAGCTTTAAAGAAGTAATTAATCAATTTAGACTGAATCTTTCATGGTCTAAAAATGATATTGTTAAAGAGTTTTTTAAACTAATTCCAGATTTTGGACATAAAGAAACAGGTAAATATTTAGATGGGAAAATGTAG